The region GCTTATTTTAATACTGATGAACTTTTCGGTATTTGCACAAAAAACTCAGGAAACCAGAAGATTTAATGCCCCTGATAAAGTAATTGTTGATGGTAAAATGCAAATTAACTTTCACCTGGCTGAAGATGTTGAATTAGTGATTGAAAGCAATAAAGTTTCGCTCAAAGACATCTATACCAAATACACAAACGACGAACTGCTTATTAGAGTGGAACCTTTAGATATCGAAGGAGGCAAGGTTGTTATAGACGCCTATTTACCCAAATTCTCCAGGCTAACCATGTCGAGAGGTGCAGAAACCGATATCAGAAATGATATATTCAAAGATGTAGTTTACCTTACAGCAACATCAGGCGCTGAACTCGAAACAAAATTGTCGGTTAAATCTGCAGAAGCAAAGTGTACCTCCGGAGCATTTATTGAGCTGGCAGGAGAGGCACAATATTTAGAAGCCAAAGCGCACTCAGGAGGTAAAATAAGGACAGACAGCCTCGCCCTGAAAAGAGCCAAATTAATTGCAAGAACTGGTGGATTTATAGCCGCCACACCGACAGAAGAGGCCCAGGTACGTTCTACATTTGGCGGTGAAATAAAGCTGCTTAAAAAAGCAATTATAAAGTCGACAACCCTTTTTGGCGAAATATACCTTTATGAATAAAATGCAAAGTAATTTTTCAATATCTGTTATTGGTGCAGGAAATGTAGCCCACTCACTTGTTCCGGCATTACTCAGTAAAGGCTATTTAATAGATTACGTATTTGCGAGAAACCCCCAACACGCCGCAACATTTGCAAAAAAATTT is a window of Salinivirga cyanobacteriivorans DNA encoding:
- a CDS encoding GIN domain-containing protein; this encodes MKHITLLILILMNFSVFAQKTQETRRFNAPDKVIVDGKMQINFHLAEDVELVIESNKVSLKDIYTKYTNDELLIRVEPLDIEGGKVVIDAYLPKFSRLTMSRGAETDIRNDIFKDVVYLTATSGAELETKLSVKSAEAKCTSGAFIELAGEAQYLEAKAHSGGKIRTDSLALKRAKLIARTGGFIAATPTEEAQVRSTFGGEIKLLKKAIIKSTTLFGEIYLYE